GTTGTCAACATAGTGTTCCTTCTTGTTTTAGATCCAAGCCCTTCTTGAATTTTGAGAGGGTCTATAAAggttttgcatttatttcagcCTTATCCAGGATTACAAGTATATCTCTGGACTTTTTACAACAGCAATAATGCTGGTGCTCAGTTGCAAACCGAGTGAAGTTTTCTGAAGTAACTGTCCTCTTCTTAGAAATatacaaagaaaaagcacatcTCTCCATCCTGTGAGACTGTGTGCAAAACAATCCTAGccatcagttttgtttttctgtttgctttttttcagatCCTGTAGGCCttgaaaacatttctaaaagaGCTAGAAATTTACTTTTCTTAATGGCATATTAATCCATCATTAAATTGTTCATTGGGGATAGGAAATATTAAAGAGACTTAGTATTACAAATGGCTATCTCTGGCCAAAATTATTTAGGATGTAGTCATTTACATTAATTACTGTGAGAATTTAAACTATCTGTTGCTCAGCAGTAAAAGGCTAGGAAGTGTTCTCATGTTGTAATAAATACAGAGCTTACTCCAGTAAGAGCATGGCAGAGGGTACATCGCTGTCTTAATAGGTGAGTTTGCAAACACGTACACACAGAACATAAAGGTCTATGACAGAAGGACCAGTCTGCATAAATCCACACCTCCTATTGCCCAGAGAAGGAAATACTTGGCAGTTTTATAACACTTGGAGCTGGTGAGTGGCTGATTCTGGGAAAGGCTGAAGACTTTCCTTGCCTTGGTGCAGAAACTGATATTAAATATACGTTATTTTCTGGACGTTGTTGAATTATGCAAATTAAacaagcaaccaaaaaaaaccaaaaaaaaccccaacaacaccaaaacaacccccaaaccaaaccaaaacactgaAACCACCACaacaacccccaaaaccccacaaaacaccaaaatacTGTGTAGTAAGAGCACCCTCAACTGTTGTGTTTGTGTTGTGAAGTTCATGTGTTACTAAGACCTAAGGGCCATTTCATCTTTTAAGGAGGTTGACGTTTTAAATTAATTGTCTTGCAGGAATATCGTTTAGAGTTACTTCATTAACTTTGACATtaatttttgctgtatttcagaGCAGATAACAATAGCCTTCACAGTGTCCATGGTGATTGGACTGGTGATTGGAGGGATCATCTGGGCATTTTTCACCTGCCTGTCCCGTCGCAGAGCCAGTGCCCACATCTCCCAGGGGAGCCCCTCATCCTTCAGCCGTCGGTCCAGACCCTCCTCCCACGGCCACACTGCCGGCAGGACTGGATTTTACCGCAACAGCAGCTGTGAACGTCGGAGCAACCTCAGCCTGGCCAGCCTCACCTTCCAGCGGCAAGCCTCCTTGGAGCAGGCCAACTCCTTCCCCAGGAAGTCCAGCTTCCGTGCATCCACCTTCCACCCTTTTCTGCAGTGTCCTCCCCTGCCCGTGGAGACGAACAGTCAGCTGATCACCCTCACTcccacaaacaccaccacaacCCTTGTGGCAAGCACCACCAACAGCTTGAGCCGACCTGAATTCCACTGGTCTAACAACAACCTCCGCATCTGCCACTCCACGCAAACCCCACCTCCCGCCTATGAAACCATCATAAAAGCTTTCCCAGAATCCTGAGCTTCGTCCTTGCTGCAAACACGCATGTGCATCTTAGGAGGAACCTCAATTATCTCAACAATTTTCTGTGCATGATGAAGATCTCCAAGAAGTCTCTGTCTGCAGCTTCAGAGGGGACATACTTTGCCAAGAGGCACTGAGAAGTGattttttatggattttattACATCCCACTGCCTGAGAGATCACTTGTCTGTGCACTGCTGGCTTTTATTTACTGCTCTGCTGTATGCTTGCATATTTATAGTGTTGTATCTTTAATTGCAGCCATGGTCTCTTtattttagagggaaaaatgcTGCCgcataaaaacaaaataatttcttgaagAAACATGATACTAGAAATTATGATATACACAGCACATCAATGCAAATGTCactgttcctttttttgttttaagaagtTTTGATTTCACATgtttttgttacattttcagAGAGTACCTCCTGTTACACACTTTCTTGCCATAACCCCAGAGGAGCTTCAGTTTGAGGGACTTAGATGCAGACCTCATAGAGGATGCAGGCCTGGCTGCTGTAGACATCCTGCTCTGTTGATTGCAAAGATCTGCTCTGAAAAGACTCCATATTGGGGATGCTTGTTTCAAATTCCCCACAGTGTGGGAAAAAAGTTGTGAAGTATATATAGCTTCATGAACAAATTTTGAACATACTAAATGCATGATAACAATTATAAAGGCTTTACTGTCAGCAGCCAGCAGAACAGGTAGTCATGTTTTAATACCCACTGAGGCTGTATGGGCAGAGCtctttgtgtttcatttttctaGCTCTGGCTATCCAGATAAGCAGTATGAATGAcaactattttttaattaagtttcATGATTTCCTATGGGATTAGTCATTTCcttatttcaaatgttttttctcAAATTGTACCAAcgtttaattctttcttttattcACTGAAATCTTGTCTTTCACTAAAACAAGATTTTAGACATCTGTGGCTGAATACAGGGATTGTATAATGAATTGGGACATGAAGATAAAGATTAAGTATTTAGTTGAGCCTTACATGAATTCTTGACTTTTATATGTGTGTCATGTCAAGCTAAACCCTGGCTTAGTGGAGACTAATTGCAGTGATATGACAAATGTTCAGGATTTGGAAATAACAGACAAATGGGACCCAAATTAAGTCTTATTGTATCAGT
Above is a genomic segment from Zonotrichia leucophrys gambelii isolate GWCS_2022_RI chromosome 3, RI_Zleu_2.0, whole genome shotgun sequence containing:
- the MYCT1 gene encoding myc target protein 1 codes for the protein MWCSKIRQALTNSSPEAGNVIHPFPFRQTTQFRGSTKALLLVQKSQNSENCCSSVDIPFCICYLDVMDRNSTFTPLTWPPKFWEQITIAFTVSMVIGLVIGGIIWAFFTCLSRRRASAHISQGSPSSFSRRSRPSSHGHTAGRTGFYRNSSCERRSNLSLASLTFQRQASLEQANSFPRKSSFRASTFHPFLQCPPLPVETNSQLITLTPTNTTTTLVASTTNSLSRPEFHWSNNNLRICHSTQTPPPAYETIIKAFPES